One window of Trifolium pratense cultivar HEN17-A07 linkage group LG5, ARS_RC_1.1, whole genome shotgun sequence genomic DNA carries:
- the LOC123883809 gene encoding phospholipase D zeta 1-like, translated as MILTLSIITRKCLMIECLMLIHKIQIWNGGILKSGMIREILLMNLDKLVLVLRVVVRLLEASVNGPPEQVKLKRASTMLIALIEKAEYFIYIESQFFISGLSGDDMIRNRVSEALYRRIMRAYNEKKSFRVIIVIPLLPGFQGGIDDGGAASVRAIMHWQYRTICRGPHSILHNLHELLGSRVHDYISFYGLRNYGRLSDGGPVATSQVYVHSKIMIIDDCISLIGSANINDRSLLGSRDSEIGVVIEDKELTDSYMDGKPWKAGKFSLTLRLALWSEHLGLPAGEVNQIMDPIVDSTYKDIWMTIAKVIRKIKGVCLLLI; from the exons ATGATCTTGACTCTGAGCATTATCACGAGAAAATGCCTCATGATAGAGTGTCTCATGTTGATTCACAAAATACAGATCTGGAATGGTGGGATACTCAAGAGCGGGATGATCAGGGAGATTTTGCTGATGAATCTGGACAAATTGGTCCTCGTGCTTCGTGTCGTTGTCAG GTTATTAGAAGCGTCAGTCAATGGTCCGCCAGAACAAGTCAAACTGAAGAGAGCATCCACCATGCTTATTGCTCTCATTGAGAAAGCTGAATACTTCATCTACATCGAG AGCCAGTTTTTTATCTCGGGTCTTTCTGGAGATGATATGATACGTAATCGTGTGTCAGAAGCTTTATATCGGCGGATTATGCGAGcttataatgaaaaaaaatcttttagggttataatcGTCATACCGCTCCTGCCTGGCTTCCAG GGGGGGATTGATGATGGTGGTGCAGCATCTGTGAGAGCCATAATGCATTGGCAGTATCGAACCATTTGCAGAGGGCCGCATTCTATCTTACATAATCTTCATGAGCTTCTTGGTTCAAGAGTACATGACTACATCTCTTTTTATGGTCTAAGGAATTATGGTAGACTCTCTGATGGTGGTCCTGTGGCAACCAGCCAG GTATACGTTCATAGTAAAATCatgattattgatgattgtATTAGTTTGATTGGATCTGCTAATATTAATGATAGAAGCTTACTCGGCTCCAGGGACTCTGAG ATTGGTGTAGTTATAGAAGACAAAGAGTTGACTGATTCTTATATGGATGGAAAGCCTTGGAAGGCAGGGAAGTTTTCTTTGACTCTTCGATTAGCATTATGGTCTGAACACTTGGGTCTCCCGGCAGGAGAG GTCAATCAAATAATGGACCCAATTGTTGATTCTACATACAAGGATATTTGGATGACAATAGCAAAGGTAATAAGAAAGATTAAGGGTGTATGTTTATTACTAATTTGA